Proteins encoded in a region of the Streptomyces sp. NBC_00310 genome:
- a CDS encoding AfsR/SARP family transcriptional regulator, whose product MDIAVLGALDVRENGVSVTPTAPKPRQVLALLALHADQVVPVAALIEELWGERPPRSARTTLQTYVLQLRELISAALARDAAGAPARTAKDVLVTTPGGYRLDTWGGASDVGEFERLAGSGYRAMDAGDFAGAARHLREALALWTGAALADIQTGPQLGMETRRLEETRLCAFDQRIEADLRLGRHRELLGELTVLVSRYATHEKLHGQFMLALHRSGRRSEALDVYQRLRNALVRELGLEPSAGLRRLQRSILVAGPEPALDTPVRNERLTRVG is encoded by the coding sequence ATGGACATCGCTGTACTGGGCGCGCTGGACGTCCGGGAGAACGGGGTCTCGGTGACTCCCACGGCGCCGAAACCGCGCCAGGTCCTGGCGCTGCTGGCCCTGCACGCCGACCAGGTGGTGCCGGTCGCCGCGCTGATCGAGGAACTCTGGGGCGAGCGGCCCCCGCGCAGTGCGCGCACCACGCTGCAGACCTACGTGCTGCAGCTGCGTGAGCTCATCTCCGCGGCCCTGGCGCGCGACGCGGCGGGCGCCCCGGCGCGTACGGCCAAGGATGTGCTGGTCACCACGCCGGGCGGGTACCGGCTCGACACCTGGGGCGGTGCCAGCGATGTCGGGGAGTTCGAGCGGCTGGCCGGCAGCGGGTACCGGGCCATGGACGCCGGTGACTTCGCCGGCGCGGCCCGCCACCTGCGCGAGGCCCTCGCGCTGTGGACCGGCGCCGCTCTGGCCGACATACAGACCGGCCCGCAGCTGGGGATGGAGACCAGGCGGCTGGAGGAGACCCGGCTGTGCGCGTTCGATCAGCGTATCGAGGCCGATCTGCGGCTGGGCCGCCACCGCGAACTGCTGGGCGAGCTCACCGTCCTGGTCAGCCGCTACGCAACCCATGAGAAGCTGCACGGCCAGTTCATGCTGGCCCTGCACCGCTCGGGCCGGCGCAGTGAGGCCCTCGACGTCTACCAGCGGCTGCGTAACGCCCTGGTCCGCGAGCTGGGCCTGGAGCCCTCGGCCGGGCTGCGCCGGCTGCAGCGCTCGATCCTGGTGGCCGGTCCGGAGCCGGCGCTCGATACGCCGGTGCGCAACGAGCGCCTCACCCGCGTCGGCTGA
- a CDS encoding phosphopantetheine-binding protein, with protein sequence MIDDSRPLPAAPLPAPPADLLTGLVEILAAVLRLKAEKIDPGQTFRSLELDSLLTVEFVATVNTRYATDVKADALFDHPTPLAFARYVAGERQTPHAAPSGPPARGRQAPAPAALLWPGPAFTKQAVLDVLREELARTLCCDPWDIDTTAAFSLLGVDSILGAEFVAEVRRIYGLRERPVTLYDHTSLAALAAHIAATATATAPASASVPAPVSASVAAPAAAIVPAPAAIPAPASATVPVPAPAPAPASVSASAPAFAPAFAAASAAVPAVSLPVQVPVSGTAAGAIGLAALLDAVSDHRISVDEALELLPRRA encoded by the coding sequence ATGATCGATGACAGCCGGCCGCTCCCGGCCGCCCCGCTCCCCGCCCCGCCGGCCGATCTGCTGACCGGACTCGTGGAGATCCTCGCCGCCGTGCTGCGGCTGAAGGCCGAGAAGATCGACCCCGGGCAGACGTTCCGGTCGCTGGAACTCGACTCGCTGCTGACCGTCGAGTTCGTCGCCACCGTCAACACCCGCTACGCCACGGACGTCAAGGCCGACGCCCTGTTCGACCACCCCACCCCCCTCGCGTTCGCCCGGTACGTGGCGGGCGAGCGGCAGACCCCGCACGCGGCTCCCTCCGGCCCCCCGGCCCGCGGCCGGCAGGCTCCCGCTCCGGCGGCGCTCCTGTGGCCCGGGCCCGCGTTCACGAAGCAAGCGGTCCTCGACGTGCTGCGCGAGGAACTGGCCCGCACCCTGTGCTGCGACCCGTGGGACATCGACACCACGGCCGCCTTCAGTCTCCTGGGCGTGGACTCCATCCTGGGGGCGGAGTTCGTGGCGGAGGTCAGGCGCATCTACGGTCTGCGGGAGCGGCCCGTCACGCTCTACGACCACACCAGCCTCGCGGCGCTGGCCGCCCACATCGCCGCCACCGCCACCGCCACCGCACCCGCATCCGCATCCGTCCCGGCACCCGTATCCGCATCAGTCGCCGCCCCCGCGGCCGCCATCGTCCCCGCACCCGCGGCCATCCCCGCACCCGCGTCCGCCACCGTCCCCGTCCCCGCACCCGCACCCGCCCCCGCGTCCGTGTCCGCTTCTGCACCCGCGTTCGCACCCGCGTTCGCGGCCGCTTCTGCGGCTGTCCCCGCGGTCTCGCTTCCGGTACAGGTCCCGGTGTCCGGTACGGCCGCCGGGGCGATCGGACTCGCTGCCCTCCTCGACGCCGTGTCCGACCACCGGATCTCCGTCGACGAGGCGCTCGAACTGCTGCCCCGGCGCGCCTGA
- a CDS encoding beta-ketoacyl [acyl carrier protein] synthase domain-containing protein produces the protein MSRPFPPVVAECGPVLPSGAGAGAVPAAGGDIPGVEDGYAVVGLAGRYPAAADLNVFWDNLREGRDTSSDAPAGRPGPSPLEEGQRGHFLDGAADFDAEFFQFAPEEGALTDPQERLFLETAWEALEDAGCTGARLDALRGPDGTPRAVGVFVGASAGDYALLAAASFSRGRPAVPRSGHWGLPGRLAALLGLSGPGQAVDTAQCSALTALHLAVQALRRGECAAAVVGAAELLLHPSRARDAAGEGVGAAVVKPLRRALADGDRVYAVIRATSSGFAPPPAPAPAAGLHETREATVRRIGDAGAATGLAALTAAVLQLGHGTLAPAASRPTARPWPRPRDGQGRPTPRTATVEVAADGGFTARVVLQEHLAPPPAHRPPAPEDTPGREELVVVSAPTPAHLAATAARLADWLTRPTPPPDGDGDGGGGGGGAAGGPVLADVARALRTGRAALPCRIALLVTDLPRLVAGLRRFAGHPAAGGDVRYADLRGHGGDPMGLGALPETGAYLAALWRGGHLRQLTGLWLSGLDVDWAALEPGPGAGTPAAVPPPSAFLRRPLWLDPAPGTPAPGTPAPGTPASGTPASGSPASGPAPGTPAPGPAPATPASGTPASGTPASGSPASGSPAPATPASGTPASGTPASGTERAG, from the coding sequence GTGTCCCGGCCTTTTCCGCCCGTCGTGGCGGAGTGCGGGCCGGTCCTTCCCTCCGGGGCCGGGGCCGGGGCCGTACCGGCGGCGGGCGGTGACATCCCGGGTGTGGAGGACGGTTACGCCGTCGTCGGCCTTGCCGGGCGCTACCCTGCGGCGGCGGACCTGAACGTCTTCTGGGACAACCTCCGCGAGGGCCGTGACACCTCCTCGGACGCGCCCGCCGGCCGGCCCGGCCCTTCCCCCCTGGAGGAGGGGCAGCGCGGGCACTTCCTGGACGGTGCCGCCGACTTCGACGCGGAGTTCTTCCAGTTCGCCCCCGAGGAAGGCGCTCTGACGGACCCGCAGGAGCGGCTCTTCCTGGAGACCGCCTGGGAAGCGCTGGAGGACGCGGGCTGCACCGGAGCCCGGCTGGACGCGCTGCGCGGCCCGGACGGCACCCCGCGCGCGGTCGGTGTCTTCGTCGGCGCCAGCGCCGGCGACTACGCGCTGCTGGCCGCCGCGTCCTTCAGCCGCGGCCGGCCCGCCGTGCCCCGCAGCGGCCACTGGGGCCTGCCCGGCAGGCTGGCCGCGCTGCTCGGCCTGAGCGGGCCCGGGCAGGCCGTCGACACCGCCCAGTGCTCGGCCCTGACCGCCCTCCACCTCGCCGTGCAGGCCCTGCGCCGCGGTGAATGCGCCGCCGCCGTCGTCGGCGCCGCCGAACTGCTGCTGCACCCCTCACGGGCCCGGGACGCCGCGGGGGAGGGCGTCGGCGCGGCCGTCGTCAAACCGCTGCGCCGGGCGCTCGCGGACGGGGACCGGGTGTATGCCGTCATCCGCGCCACCTCCAGCGGATTCGCCCCGCCCCCCGCGCCCGCGCCTGCCGCCGGCCTGCACGAGACCCGCGAGGCGACCGTGCGCCGCATCGGCGACGCCGGGGCGGCCACCGGACTGGCGGCCCTGACCGCCGCCGTGCTCCAGCTCGGCCACGGCACCCTCGCCCCCGCGGCCAGCCGGCCCACCGCCCGGCCGTGGCCGCGCCCCCGCGACGGACAGGGGCGCCCGACGCCCCGTACCGCCACGGTCGAGGTGGCGGCCGACGGCGGCTTCACCGCACGCGTCGTCCTCCAGGAACACCTCGCGCCCCCGCCGGCGCACCGCCCCCCGGCACCGGAGGACACCCCCGGCCGCGAGGAACTGGTGGTGGTGTCCGCGCCCACGCCCGCCCACCTCGCCGCCACCGCCGCCAGGCTCGCCGACTGGCTCACCCGGCCCACCCCACCGCCCGACGGCGACGGCGACGGCGGCGGAGGAGGCGGAGGCGCGGCCGGCGGGCCGGTCCTCGCCGACGTGGCGCGGGCCCTGCGCACCGGCCGGGCCGCCCTGCCCTGCCGGATCGCGCTGCTCGTCACCGACCTGCCCCGGCTCGTCGCCGGGCTGCGCCGCTTCGCCGGACACCCGGCCGCCGGCGGCGACGTCCGCTACGCCGACCTGCGCGGGCACGGCGGCGACCCGATGGGCCTGGGCGCCCTGCCGGAGACCGGCGCCTACCTGGCCGCGCTGTGGCGGGGCGGACACCTCCGGCAGCTCACCGGGCTGTGGCTGTCCGGGCTCGACGTCGACTGGGCCGCGCTGGAACCGGGTCCGGGTGCCGGGACACCGGCCGCCGTACCGCCGCCCTCGGCGTTCCTGCGCCGGCCGCTGTGGCTGGACCCCGCCCCCGGCACCCCGGCCCCCGGCACCCCGGCCCCCGGCACCCCGGCGTCCGGCACCCCGGCGTCCGGCTCTCCGGCGTCCGGCCCGGCCCCCGGCACCCCGGCGCCCGGCCCGGCCCCCGCCACCCCGGCGTCCGGCACCCCGGCGTCCGGCACCCCGGCGTCCGGCTCTCCGGCGTCCGGCTCTCCGGCCCCCGCCACCCCGGCGTCCGGCACCCCGGCGTCCGGTACCCCGGCGTCCGGTACGGAGCGGGCCGGATGA
- a CDS encoding 4'-phosphopantetheinyl transferase family protein has protein sequence MTGQDPGRHTSARQGPQPVKLWFCPNEELAPGMTAILAAHWLDEHERETAGRFLFERDRRQYLVAHALVRRVLALESGIPEAEAVIWRSSRGRPFLHKPPEGLPRGGRELDFNLSHSGGHNLLGVVRRHRIGVDVERLDRGGQGFDAVVASFAEDERRWVARAAPGRARDRRVLRLWTLKEAYSKARGLGLALPFDAFSFTLAEDLGVTGFRPPDNDADPRWRFVELEPVPGVLAAVAVLADTGTQAVLHLHHGFPWGRAAPRLLPLPEPARARV, from the coding sequence ATGACCGGCCAGGACCCGGGGCGGCACACCTCTGCCCGGCAGGGGCCGCAGCCGGTGAAACTGTGGTTCTGCCCCAACGAGGAACTCGCCCCCGGCATGACCGCGATCCTGGCCGCGCACTGGCTGGACGAGCACGAGCGGGAGACCGCGGGCCGCTTCCTCTTCGAACGCGACCGGCGCCAGTACCTCGTCGCCCACGCCCTCGTACGACGCGTCCTGGCACTGGAGAGCGGTATCCCGGAGGCCGAGGCGGTGATCTGGCGTTCCTCGCGCGGCCGGCCGTTCCTGCACAAACCGCCCGAGGGGCTGCCGCGCGGGGGCCGGGAGCTGGACTTCAACCTCTCCCACTCGGGCGGCCACAACCTGCTCGGCGTGGTGCGCCGCCACCGCATCGGGGTGGACGTGGAGCGGCTCGACCGCGGCGGCCAGGGCTTCGACGCCGTCGTGGCGTCCTTCGCCGAGGACGAGCGCCGGTGGGTGGCGCGGGCCGCGCCGGGCCGGGCCCGCGACCGGCGGGTGCTGCGGCTGTGGACACTGAAGGAGGCCTACTCCAAGGCCCGCGGCCTCGGCCTCGCACTGCCCTTCGACGCGTTCTCCTTCACCCTGGCCGAGGACCTGGGGGTGACCGGCTTCCGGCCGCCCGACAACGACGCCGACCCGCGGTGGCGCTTTGTGGAACTGGAGCCGGTGCCCGGCGTGCTGGCCGCCGTGGCCGTCCTGGCCGACACCGGCACACAGGCCGTGCTCCACCTGCACCACGGATTCCCGTGGGGGCGAGCCGCTCCCCGGCTGCTGCCCCTGCCCGAACCCGCCCGCGCCCGGGTGTAG
- a CDS encoding SRPBCC family protein — MTARGTRHAAWGVGFGVRGAGRWTVQERGSGACRLVLLHDFTVGGDRAEDAEWVRRATDTNSRAELCRLKDLAERWERLDQLVLSFEDSIRVQGPPEPVYGFLHRVADWPRLLPRVARLEVAEDTPGVQVMTMDTRTADGAAHTTQSVRVCFPDSGRIVYKQTRTPALMHSHTGQWSVVPDASGVTVTSRHTVLLREEAIGPVLGEGTTVEQARRCLRRALGHNSTATLALAKRHTQATPHGPPHGPVTAPAARPRPAGRAPR, encoded by the coding sequence GTGACGGCACGCGGCACGCGGCACGCGGCGTGGGGCGTGGGGTTCGGGGTGCGGGGTGCGGGGCGGTGGACCGTCCAGGAGCGCGGGAGCGGGGCGTGCCGGCTGGTCCTGCTGCACGACTTCACCGTGGGCGGTGACCGCGCCGAGGACGCCGAGTGGGTCCGCCGGGCCACCGACACCAACAGCAGGGCGGAACTCTGCCGGCTGAAGGACCTCGCCGAGCGGTGGGAGCGACTGGATCAGCTGGTGCTGTCCTTCGAGGACAGCATCCGGGTCCAGGGCCCGCCCGAGCCGGTCTACGGCTTCCTCCACCGCGTCGCCGACTGGCCCCGGCTCCTGCCCCGCGTCGCCCGCCTGGAGGTGGCCGAGGACACCCCCGGCGTGCAGGTCATGACCATGGACACGCGGACCGCCGACGGCGCCGCGCACACCACGCAGTCCGTACGCGTCTGCTTCCCAGACAGCGGCCGGATCGTCTACAAGCAGACCCGCACACCGGCGCTGATGCACTCCCACACCGGCCAGTGGTCCGTCGTCCCGGACGCGTCGGGTGTCACCGTCACCTCCCGGCACACGGTCCTGCTGCGGGAGGAGGCCATCGGGCCCGTCCTGGGCGAGGGCACCACCGTGGAACAGGCCCGCCGCTGCCTGCGCCGGGCACTGGGCCACAACTCCACCGCCACCCTCGCCCTGGCCAAGCGGCATACGCAAGCCACCCCACACGGCCCCCCACACGGCCCGGTGACAGCACCGGCTGCGCGCCCGCGCCCGGCGGGCCGGGCACCTCGGTGA
- a CDS encoding AfsR/SARP family transcriptional regulator, whose amino-acid sequence MSVPGGGAASAAGADSAGVLAVPAGGTEFRLLGPVEIHDGRTGEDIVPPGSKQRALFSALVLCAGRLLSAEELTEELWGGHPPSNAGNALQAHVARLRRLLPEPRLAVPGHEWITTLPTGYLLSLGRATTDVERFCRLSAKGRAAAATDPRSAARLLRGALALWRGPALQDSRYGPICTSEADRLEENRLSVLETLYEVCLRCAQHDEITGELEKLTADHPLRERFYDLLMVALYRGGRQAEALGVYERARRRLVEALGIEPGPVLRGRLEAILNHAPDLSVPARPDLPSAATTPAQAQALELGAEIARLQQRVEELGRRQEVLLRRFDALATRLPGTT is encoded by the coding sequence GTGAGCGTGCCGGGCGGGGGCGCGGCGTCCGCCGCCGGAGCGGACAGCGCCGGGGTTCTTGCCGTGCCCGCCGGGGGGACGGAGTTCCGGCTGCTGGGGCCGGTGGAGATACACGACGGCCGCACGGGCGAGGACATCGTGCCGCCGGGGTCCAAGCAGCGCGCCCTGTTCTCGGCGCTGGTGCTGTGTGCCGGCCGGCTGCTGTCCGCCGAGGAGCTCACCGAGGAGCTGTGGGGCGGGCACCCGCCGTCGAACGCGGGGAACGCGCTGCAGGCGCATGTGGCCCGGTTGCGGCGGCTGCTGCCCGAGCCGCGCCTTGCGGTGCCCGGCCACGAGTGGATCACCACGCTGCCGACCGGCTATCTGCTGAGCCTGGGCCGCGCCACCACCGATGTCGAACGGTTCTGCCGGCTCTCGGCGAAGGGCCGGGCGGCGGCCGCCACCGATCCGCGGTCCGCGGCCCGGCTGCTGCGCGGCGCGCTGGCCCTGTGGCGCGGGCCGGCGCTCCAGGACAGCCGGTACGGGCCGATCTGCACGAGCGAGGCGGACCGGCTGGAGGAGAACCGCCTGAGCGTGCTGGAGACGCTGTACGAGGTGTGTCTGCGCTGTGCGCAGCACGACGAGATCACCGGCGAGCTGGAGAAGCTGACGGCCGATCATCCGCTGCGCGAGCGGTTCTACGACCTGCTGATGGTCGCCCTGTACCGCGGCGGCCGGCAGGCCGAGGCGCTGGGTGTCTACGAGCGGGCCCGGCGCCGTCTGGTGGAGGCCCTGGGGATCGAGCCGGGTCCGGTGCTGCGCGGCCGGCTGGAGGCGATCCTCAACCATGCCCCCGACCTGTCCGTCCCGGCCCGCCCGGACCTGCCGTCCGCTGCGACGACACCGGCGCAGGCGCAGGCGCTGGAACTGGGCGCCGAGATCGCCCGGCTCCAGCAGCGTGTCGAGGAACTGGGCCGCCGCCAGGAGGTGTTGCTGCGCCGCTTCGACGCCCTGGCCACCCGGCTGCCGGGGACGACGTAG
- a CDS encoding AfsR/SARP family transcriptional regulator, giving the protein MELQVLGPLSAEVNGVSIVPTAGKPRQMLALLAFYPSRVMPVSMLMEEIWGAHMPQSAMTTMQTYILQLRRRLGTAMGPDAPGTAKEVLATRHGGYVLQIPPESVDVHRYEQLVTAGQSACEEGQDTRAADLFRDALAMWQGPALVDVRVGPILEIEVMRLEESRLVTVERRIDADLRLGRHTELIAELTDLTARHPKHEGLHSQAMVAFYRSGRQATALDVYRRLRMRLIEELGIEPSPQLQRLHQAMLTVDPALDVVCGPRRTSTFNLYAV; this is encoded by the coding sequence ATGGAGTTGCAGGTCCTGGGACCGTTGAGCGCTGAGGTCAACGGGGTGTCGATCGTCCCGACCGCGGGCAAGCCGAGGCAGATGCTCGCCCTGCTCGCCTTCTACCCCAGCCGGGTGATGCCCGTGTCCATGCTCATGGAGGAGATCTGGGGCGCCCACATGCCCCAGAGCGCCATGACCACCATGCAGACGTACATCCTCCAGCTCCGCCGCCGCCTGGGGACCGCGATGGGCCCCGACGCCCCCGGAACGGCCAAGGAGGTGCTGGCCACCCGGCACGGCGGCTACGTGCTGCAGATCCCGCCCGAGAGCGTCGACGTCCACCGCTACGAACAGCTGGTCACGGCCGGACAGTCGGCCTGCGAGGAGGGCCAGGACACACGGGCGGCGGACCTGTTCCGCGACGCCCTGGCCATGTGGCAGGGACCCGCGCTGGTCGACGTACGCGTCGGTCCCATCCTCGAGATCGAGGTCATGCGGCTCGAGGAGAGCCGTCTGGTCACCGTCGAGCGGCGCATAGACGCCGACCTCAGACTCGGCCGGCACACCGAACTCATCGCCGAACTCACCGACCTGACGGCACGTCACCCCAAGCACGAGGGGCTGCACTCCCAGGCCATGGTGGCGTTCTACCGCTCCGGCCGGCAGGCCACGGCACTGGACGTCTACCGCCGGCTGCGCATGCGTCTGATCGAGGAACTGGGCATCGAGCCCTCGCCGCAGCTGCAACGGCTGCACCAGGCGATGCTCACCGTCGACCCGGCCCTGGACGTGGTGTGCGGGCCGCGCCGCACCTCCACCTTCAACCTGTACGCGGTCTGA
- a CDS encoding FAD-dependent oxidoreductase has protein sequence MRAHPGRPRAMVVGAGPVGLTAAYELARRGLRVRVVDAAAGPARTSRAVAVHPRTLETFAQMGVVDAMTARGRKNRAFTMYAGGRRPVRLEADYSTMPTSYPYTLVIPQTETEAVLREAVARCGVDIEWGVRLTGLEQDTERVRVRLARADGGQESAETGWLVGCDGGHSTVRRLLGPELPGHSSETWMLADAPAGTDLPPDTVYWTHTGGQARLTVPYARDGHWRLLDTAPAPGASGEDGAAERLSARLPAGFGRRVRVGEPVWTSVFTFRQRMVQRMQDGRVFVAGDAAHVHSPASGQGMNTGIQEAYNLAWKLAQVEQGHAGSELLATYSQERVPLGEALLGSARTATFLVQLKNLLAAAALPAVFAAVRALPALRRAVQRKVLGGMSGLRIGYGASCLTTTACDEDARTGFLAMSVPVRIPPATPAPGTRITAAPVHHPRAPGCRALHDELRDPRWSLLLAAGGTGPGDTPVGVALTAAVQYGEWLSVRTVGGTGPDGPAPLADTGARLRAALQLAPGCWLLVRPDGYVAARGDRLTRAALNRALAPLRPAAPLAGQAPPEPDVARPASTYRPREH, from the coding sequence GTGAGGGCCCACCCCGGCCGGCCCCGGGCGATGGTCGTCGGCGCGGGCCCCGTCGGACTGACCGCCGCCTACGAACTGGCCCGCAGGGGGCTGCGGGTGCGGGTCGTCGACGCCGCGGCCGGGCCCGCCCGCACCAGCAGGGCCGTGGCCGTGCATCCGCGCACACTGGAGACGTTCGCGCAGATGGGCGTCGTCGACGCCATGACGGCACGCGGGCGCAAGAACCGGGCCTTCACCATGTACGCCGGCGGACGCCGGCCGGTCCGCCTGGAGGCCGACTACTCCACGATGCCCACCTCCTACCCGTACACGCTGGTCATCCCCCAGACCGAGACCGAGGCCGTGCTGCGCGAAGCGGTGGCCCGGTGCGGGGTCGACATCGAGTGGGGCGTACGGCTGACGGGACTGGAGCAGGACACCGAGCGGGTGCGCGTGCGGCTGGCACGGGCCGACGGCGGCCAGGAGAGCGCCGAGACCGGCTGGCTGGTCGGCTGCGACGGGGGACACAGCACCGTGCGCCGCCTGCTCGGTCCGGAACTGCCCGGCCACAGCAGCGAGACGTGGATGCTCGCCGACGCGCCCGCAGGCACCGACCTGCCGCCCGACACCGTCTACTGGACCCACACCGGCGGCCAGGCCCGGTTGACGGTGCCCTACGCCCGCGACGGGCACTGGCGCCTCCTCGACACCGCCCCGGCCCCCGGCGCATCCGGCGAAGACGGTGCCGCCGAGCGGCTGAGCGCCAGGCTGCCGGCCGGGTTCGGCCGCCGGGTCCGGGTCGGCGAACCCGTGTGGACCTCCGTGTTCACCTTCCGGCAGCGGATGGTGCAGCGCATGCAGGACGGCCGCGTCTTCGTGGCCGGGGACGCCGCCCACGTGCACAGCCCCGCCTCCGGACAGGGCATGAACACCGGCATCCAGGAGGCGTACAACCTCGCCTGGAAACTCGCCCAGGTGGAACAGGGACACGCCGGAAGCGAACTGCTGGCCACCTACAGCCAGGAGCGGGTGCCCCTCGGCGAGGCGCTGCTCGGCTCCGCCCGCACCGCCACCTTCCTCGTCCAGCTGAAGAACCTGCTCGCCGCGGCCGCGCTGCCGGCCGTCTTCGCCGCCGTACGGGCGCTGCCCGCGCTGCGCCGCGCCGTCCAGCGCAAGGTGCTCGGCGGCATGTCCGGACTGCGCATCGGATACGGCGCGTCCTGCCTGACCACCACCGCCTGCGACGAGGACGCCCGAACCGGCTTCCTGGCGATGTCCGTGCCCGTGCGGATCCCCCCGGCCACCCCCGCCCCCGGCACACGGATCACGGCGGCGCCGGTCCACCACCCGCGCGCGCCGGGCTGCCGCGCCCTGCACGACGAACTGCGCGATCCCCGCTGGTCGCTGCTGCTGGCCGCGGGCGGCACCGGCCCCGGCGACACCCCCGTCGGCGTGGCCCTGACGGCCGCTGTCCAGTACGGCGAGTGGCTGTCGGTGCGGACGGTGGGCGGTACGGGCCCCGACGGGCCCGCCCCCCTCGCCGACACCGGCGCCCGGCTGCGCGCCGCGCTCCAACTGGCCCCGGGCTGCTGGCTGCTGGTGCGCCCGGACGGCTATGTCGCCGCACGCGGGGACCGGCTCACCCGCGCCGCGCTGAACCGGGCCCTGGCCCCGCTGCGCCCGGCCGCCCCGCTGGCCGGGCAGGCACCCCCCGAACCGGACGTCGCCCGGCCCGCCTCCACATACCGGCCCAGGGAACACTGA
- a CDS encoding aromatase/cyclase, whose amino-acid sequence MTGERVHRTSHSIEVAAPAGVVYGLISDAVRWPLLLPSTVHVERLEFDGTNERLRMWATAGSQVRSWISTRVQDPRTRCVQFCQQHLQAPVRTMNGTWVVEERPGGSSLLTLLHDFTVHGDRAEDVAWTERALGVNSPAELGSLRSLAERWTRFDELVLSFEDAVAIDAPVEPVYDFLYRVGDWPRRIPHVSRLELTEDTPGVQVVTMDTLTADGLVTTASLRLCFPHAGRIVYKQTVTPALMQAHTGEWNVLHGEHGVMAVAQHSVLLREEAVRRVLGPDADLAQARRHVREALGRNSTATLHLARRHAESVTGPQ is encoded by the coding sequence GTGACGGGTGAGCGCGTGCACCGTACGTCGCACTCGATCGAGGTGGCCGCACCGGCCGGTGTCGTGTACGGACTGATCTCGGACGCGGTCCGGTGGCCTCTGCTCCTGCCCTCGACCGTGCATGTGGAGCGGCTGGAGTTCGACGGGACCAACGAGCGGCTGCGCATGTGGGCGACCGCCGGCAGCCAGGTCAGATCCTGGATCTCCACGCGCGTGCAGGACCCGCGCACCCGGTGCGTGCAGTTTTGCCAGCAGCACCTGCAGGCGCCCGTGAGGACCATGAACGGCACCTGGGTCGTCGAGGAACGTCCGGGCGGGAGCAGCCTGCTGACCCTGCTGCACGACTTCACGGTCCACGGCGACCGGGCCGAGGACGTCGCCTGGACGGAGCGGGCCCTGGGCGTCAACTCCCCGGCCGAGCTGGGCAGTCTGCGCTCGCTCGCCGAGCGGTGGACACGGTTCGACGAACTGGTGCTCTCCTTCGAGGACGCGGTGGCGATCGACGCGCCCGTCGAGCCGGTGTACGACTTCCTGTACCGGGTCGGCGACTGGCCCCGGCGGATCCCGCACGTGTCGCGGCTGGAGCTGACCGAGGACACCCCCGGGGTGCAGGTCGTGACGATGGACACGCTCACCGCCGACGGGCTGGTCACCACCGCCTCGCTCCGGTTGTGCTTCCCGCACGCCGGCCGCATCGTCTACAAGCAGACCGTCACGCCGGCCCTCATGCAGGCGCACACCGGCGAGTGGAACGTCCTGCACGGTGAACACGGAGTGATGGCTGTCGCGCAGCACAGCGTCCTGCTCCGCGAGGAGGCCGTGCGGCGCGTCCTGGGCCCCGACGCGGACCTCGCCCAGGCCCGCCGCCACGTCCGCGAGGCCCTGGGCCGCAACTCCACCGCCACCCTCCACCTGGCCCGCCGGCACGCGGAATCGGTGACCGGGCCGCAGTGA